The following are encoded together in the Corticium candelabrum chromosome 1, ooCorCand1.1, whole genome shotgun sequence genome:
- the LOC134179110 gene encoding THO complex subunit 5 homolog: MASRRKRSHSKAGKSDSQLQTPTETKRLKTDDVLPVPMLTEESATEDVNRSLVSTFTSTCSRIAELFGRVKGSGEHNINSELELAEWKGEVSLLMIKLKQLNRDAQIRCKEARDKTSEARQRIDDQHLQLQNLLYQVMHLQKEIHECLEFKSRDEDIELVSEGEFYQDAPKTISKPNETQTDSHKRMLARLDWELEQRKQLTQQLELATFEKQKLLEDIESKRKFLSSLQPQLDVILKATIPVQAQMGMQFEKIRTQHALAMHLPSTLYVLFVQASAYQEALDPNLTVSIEGDVDAAKLFVVRTDPVADEGRESDSDREESQSQKRKKRRRSVNQALLEKQANLMKTHPLSIRFTVKCNDQTDVVVDFHSIVALGIVTVKVFTEGQEFSDLLDPSSLLIELFSGDTGLRSPNPTNSFQMKKLGLHADSFDMFAEEVGLPYKWAQWIAGLDFLPDSHAELSPAFAASKMEFVVGALKQRLETRVSLRAQITQLGHLSVSDLTKSETLFPRKVKSKLISWKQYSKDEVETYLDGRSEMTIAMVTPTANYCYRADIQHGSAKLTTLIAINICYPRVPPLFIISVNNGASGAFTSDNDLNIKMLEAEVNVYWKELICSQSADLLLSLQIRRLQMCFDVYLECKQTVSGHSRKDRLWNRLACGKHRCLPVVYQSDQGFFRPR; the protein is encoded by the exons ATGGCGTCTAGGCGAAAAAGGTCTCACTCCAAAGCTGGAAAATCCGATTCGCAGCTGCAGACTCCTACTGAGACCAAGCGTCTCAAGACGGATGATGTACTTCCAGTACCGATGCTAACAGAGGAATCTGCCACTGAGGATGTGAATAGAAGTTTAGTTTCAACGTTTACTAGTACTTGCTCCAGAATAGCTGAACTCTTTGGACGCGTGAAAGGAAGCGGCGAGCACAATATAAAT TCTGAACTAGAGTTGGCTGAATGGAAGGGTGAGGTATCATTGCTGATGATAAAATTGAAGCAGCTCAATCGAGATGCACAGATTCGTTGCAAGGAAGCAAGAGATAAAACAAGTGAA gcTCGACAACGAATAGATGACCAGCATTTGCAACTACAGAATCTTCTTTATCAAGTCATGCATCTGCAGAAAGAAATTCATGAATGCTTAGAGTTCAA ATCTCGTGATGAAGATATTGAGTTGGTATCTGAAGGAGAATTTTATCAAGATGCTCCTAAGACCATTTCAAAACCT AATGAAACTCAAACTGATTCACACAAGCGGATGCTTGCAAGACTTGACTGGGAACTGGAACAGAGGAAGCA ATTAACTCAGCAACTGGAATTGGCCACGTTTGAGAAGCAAAAGTTGCTTGAAGACATTGAATCAAAAAGGAAATTTCTGTCTAGTTTGCAGCCTCAGCTTGATGTCATATTGAAG GCAACAATTCCAGTGCAAGCTCAAATGGGAATGCAGTTTGAGAAGATAAGGACACAGCATGCTCTTGCTATGCATTTGCCTTC AACTCTCTACGTGCTCTTTGTTCAAGCTAGTGCCTATCAGGAAGCACTAG ACCCCAACTTGACTGTCTCCATTGAGGGTGATGTAGATGCTGCCAAGCTGTTTGTTGTGAGGACAGATCCTGTAGCTGATGAAG GTAGAGAGAGTGATTCTGATCGTGAAGAAAGTCAGAGTCAGAAACGGAAG AAACGTCGTCGCTCGGTCAATCAGGCCCTTTTAGAAAAGCAAGCTAATCTAATGAAAACTCATCCATTGAGTATTCGATTCACTGTTAAATGCAATG ACCAAACTGATGTGGTAGTGGATTTTCATAGCATCGTTGCACTAGGGATTGTTACAGTAAAGGTTTTTACTGAAGGCCAGGAATTCAG TGATCTATTGGATCCTAGTTCTCTCTTGATCGAGTTGTTTTCTGGTGATACAGGACTTCGATCTCCTAACCCTACTAATTCTTTCCAAATGAAAAAGCTTGG GTTGCATGCAGATTCGTTTGATATGTTTGCTGAAGAAGTTGGTCTGCCTTACAAATGGGCTCAGTGGATTGCCGGTTTAGATTTTTTGCCTGACAGTCATGCAGAA TTGTCGCCAGCTTTTGCTGCCAGTAAGATGGAATTTGTTGTTGGGGCTCTAAAACAGAGACTTGAGACTCGTGTATCTCTGCGGGCACAGATTACACAACTAG GGCATTTGAGTGTTTCCGATTTAACAAAGAGTGAAACATTGTTTCCTCGGAAAGTCAAGTCAAAACTGATTTCATGGAAGCAATATTCAAAAGATGAAGTTGAG ACATACTTGgatggcagatcagaaatgaCAATAGCTATGGTCACCCCAACAGCCAACTATTGCTACAGAGCCGATATACAACACGGCAGCG CAAAATTGACGACGTTGATTGCCATTAACATTTGCTACCCGAGAGTTCCTCCATTGTTTATCATTTCTGTGAATAATGGGGCATCAGGCGCGTTCACGTCCGATAATGATTTGAATATCAAA ATGCTTGAAGCCGAAGTGAACGTATACTGGAAGGAGCTGATTTGCAGTCAATCGGCGGATTTGTTGCTCTCTCTCCAGATACGAAGACTTCAG ATGTGTTTCGATGTATATCTGGAGTGcaaacagactgtcagtggCCATAGTCGAAAGGACAGACTGTGGAATCGATTGGCATG TGGCAAGCATCGTTGTCTTCCAGTCGTTTATCAGAGTGACCAAGGCTTTTTTAGACCACGATGA
- the LOC134179082 gene encoding serine/threonine-protein kinase TAO1-like has protein sequence MSVSDPETRELFFDDDPEKHFTDLREIGHGSFGAVYYARHVQTAEVVAIKKMSFSGKQSSEKWQEIVKEVQFLRRCDHDNCVRYLGCYLKAHSAWLVMEYCLGSASDIIEVHKEALQENEIAAICVEVVKALCYLHGNKRIHRDVKAGNVLLKEDGRIKLGDFGSASLISPANSFVGTPYWMAPEVILAMDEGQYDGKVDVWSLGITCIELAERRPPLFNMNAMSALYHIAQRDPPLLGNTRPWSDSFRDFVGCCLQKQPTNRPTSAQLLTHHFIKLAQTKGVLFDLVQRTKRAVQEMDNLTYRRMRKMLMKTEDSTEQQDGGPSGGDISANDTGSTENIVDSALDSPVEDMPSRSSTEPQVGESGEESDSGESSVSEMSHVEGPLADGLPTPPSLPGRESPHSVERHNIATAPPSLDDDPGRAAVARRMSAQGAVRRGHFATLRPQSMIQKKRSEVLIKNEMKDQLSMYKRMRQQHARQLEQLEMRNTTEMSDHKKVLERELEQQCLLYDREIERLRSRCKNDLDTKVKGIVTDDKRFQRQIRDRQEPEMKHFQQQQKSDFRVAKQMYKEGLDKTSTDWKQQYQDKKGELLRQQQKAEDELLGKQLQEAEQDLRQFRRELLVQRHMLEKNLLQEELNTMQVHKDLAQQMRMRHHRLTAEMELKHLAAHQNLRRQHLESQQQTEWANQMEYNRNKERDLRKKHLMEVRKQPKDLKGHQSRIRKQFHDTVKIQQRQYKELQKQLFEVYPKETHKDVIKQAKEDQTRKMAQLASQYEKSISDMLEQQTLKLDGAQVTEQEDLRAKLQQEEDLLKEYQHKLLSDLKDQLQKEKDALENRVRQREEQLKQRVYEESTRLQGIRLERQQELKQRQIAELQEFDESPGSGFVLGVNVDPRKSRSGSTIQREPATFAPP, from the exons ATGTCTGTCTCCGATCCCGAGACGCGAGAGCTCTTCTTTGATGATGACCCGGAGAAACACTTCACAGACTTACGTGAGATTGGACACGGGAGCTTTGGAGCCGTATACTAC GCAAGACATGTGCAGACAGCGGAAGTCGTTGCCATCAAGAAGATGTCTTTCTCTGGCAAGCAGTCGTCGGAG AAGTGGCAGGAGATTGTGAAGGAAGTTCAATTTCTGAGACGGTGTGACCATGACAATTGTGTCAGATACTTGGGCTGCTATCTGAAGGCTCACTCTGCGTGG TTGGTGATGGAATACTGTCTGGGATCAGCATCCGATATCATTGAAG TGCATAAAGAAGCACTACAAGAGAACGAAATCGCTGCCATCTGTGTTGAAGTCGTGAAA GCTTTATGTTATCTCCATGGCAACAAGAGAATCCATCGAGATGTAAAAG CTGGCAACGTACTATTGAAGGAAGACGGTCGTATCAAACTAG GTGATTTTGGGTCTGCGTCACTGATCAGCCCAGCCAATTCGTTTGTAGGGACTCCGTATTG GATGGCTCCTGAGGTCATTCTTGCTATGGATGAGGGTCAGTATGACGGCAAG GTTGATGTATGGTCGCTTGGCATTACATGCATTGAACTTG CTGAACGAAGACCTCCATTGTTTAACATGAATGCCATGAGTGCTCTCTACCACATCGCTCAGAGAGACCCACCGTTGCTTGGAAACACAAGACCATG GAGTGACTCGTTTAGAGACTTTGTCGGCTGCTGTCTACAGAAACAGCCCACTAACCGTCCAACATCTGCCCAATTGTTAACA CATCACTTCATTAAACTTGCTCAAACGAAAGGTGTTCTCTTTGATCTCGTCCAACGAACAAAACGTGCCGTGCAAGAGATGGACAATCTCACGTATCGTCGCATGAGAAAGATGTTGATGAAAACTGAAGACTCGACAgagcagcaggatggtggaccaAGTGGAGGGGACATTTCTGCCAATGACACCGGGAGTACAGAGAACATTGTTGACAGTGCGTTGGATAGTCCTGTAGAGGATATGCCATCACGTTCGTCGACAGAACCGCAAGTGGGAGAGAGTGGAGAAGAGAGCGACAGCGGGGAATCTTCTGTCAGTGAAATGAGTCACGTGGAG GGTCCTCTAGCTGATGGACTCCCTACTCCACCGTCTCTTCCAGGAAGAGAATCTCCTCATTCGGTTGAACGCCACAACATTGCTACAGCACCACCATCACTAGATGACGACCCCGGCCGTGCTGCTGTTGCACGGAGAATG TCGGCACAGGGTGCTGTTCGTCGTGGTCACTTTGCTACTCTACGACCGCAGAGTATGATACAGAAAAAACGTAGTGAAGTCTTGATCAAGAACGAAATGAAAGACCAACTTTCTATGTATAAACGTATGCGTCAGCAGCATGCTCGACAACTCGAACAGCTAGAGATGAGGAACACGACTGAAATGTCTGACCACAAGAAGGTTCTAGAACGAGAGTTGGAGCAGCAGTGTTTACTGTATGATAGAGAGATAGAGAGACTACGTAGTAGGTGTAAGAATGACTTAGATACAAAGGTGAAAGGCATCGTGACTGACGACAAGAGATTTCAGAGGCAGATACGGGACCGGCAGGAACCGGAAATGAAACACTTTCAACAGCAGCAGAAATCGGATTTCAGAGTTGCCAAACAGATGTACAAGGAG GGGTTAGACAAGACATCTACCGATTGGAAACAACAGTATCAAGACAAGAAGGGTGAGCTATTACGACAACAGCAGAAGGCAGAAGACGAATTGTTAGGAAAACAGCTGCAAGAGGCCGAACAAGATCTACGGCAATTTAGAAGAGAACTATTAGTCCAACGGCACATGTTGGAGAAGAATCTGTTACAAGAAGAACTGAATACAATGCAAGTTCATAAAGACTTGGCACAGCAAATGCGCATGCGGCATCATCGTTTGACAGCCGAGATGGAGTTGAAGCATCTAGCAGCCCATCAGAATCTACGGAGACAACACCTGGAAAGTCAGCAGCAGACAGAGTGGGCCAACCAGATGGAATACAATCGAAACAAAGAGAGAGACTTACGGAAAAAGCATCTGATGGAAGTACGGAAACAGCCAAAGGATCTCAAG GGTCACCAGAGTCGCATTCGGAAACAATTTCACGACACGGTGAAAATCCAACAGCGACAATACAAGGAACTTCAGAAACAATTGTTTGAAGTGTATCCTAAGGAGACCCACAAAGATGTGATAAAGCAGGCGAAAGAGGATCAGACGAGAAAAATGGCTCAACTCGCTTCTCAATATGAGAAAAGCATCTCGGACATGCTGGAGCAGCAGACG TTGAAACTTGATGGAGCACAAGTTACGGAGCAAGAAGATCTTCGAGccaagctgcagcaagaagaagactTACTGAAAGAGTACCAACACAAGCTGCTTTCCGATCTCAAGGATCAActacaaaaagaaaaagacGCGTTGGAAAACAGAGTCAGACAACGTGAAGAGCAATTGAAACAGAGA GTGTACGAAGAAAGCACTCGTTTGCAGGGCATTCGATTAGAACGACAACAAGAACTCAAGCAACGGCAGATCGCTGAGCTCCAGGAATTTGACGAAAGTCCAGGTAGTGGATTTGTTCTAGGAGTCAATGTGGACCCTCGAAAATCGCGAAGTGGCAGTACTATTCAACGTGAGCCAGCCACGTTCGCACCACCGTGA